TTATGACTATAATGGCCATCATAAATCATGCGCTCGACACTGGTCATCCTGATGTTTGATGACTTTGTATCCGAGCATGGACCGTTCTTGCATCGGCCGACTCAGTGACAAGGAGATGAGAATTTGGCGAGGAGGTAAAATAGGAATGGAACATTCTTTCTATGCGTCAGGAATCGCAGCCCTTCGTGCCAAATTACGAGACACCTGGTTGCATGACCTCGTCAACCACTATCGGACCATCAAGCGCCGGGTAATGCGGCGGTCCGAAGGCGAGGCATTCTTGTTGCGCAGATATGCTCGGATCCACGGCAAACCGCTCAATCTGACGAATCCTCAGACCTTTACGGAGAAGATGTTCTGGCGCATGATTACCTGGAACAGGGGCGACATGCCCCCACGGTTTCGGCAGCTGGCCGATAAGTATGCCGTGCGATCCCATGTGGCGAGCAGGGTAGGCGAGGAGTACCTGATCAAGCTCTTATGGCAGGGGAATGACCCGCGCTCGATTCCGTTTGACCGGCTGCCGACGGAGTACGTAATCAAGCCCAGCCATGCAGCTGGGCAAGTGATCATCGTCAGGGGTAAGGTGGATCGCGAAGCGATTATTCGTCAAGTGTCGGGGTGGCTGACCAGCGATTATTATTGGCACGGACGCGAATTTCAATATTATGGGATTCCACCCCGTATTCTGATTGAAGAATACCTGACCAATGAGGATGGGAGCCCACCGTTCGACTATAAAGTCTACTGCTTTAACGGAACGCCGGAGCAGATTCTGGTTCGCAATCATACACACGACATCACTCCGTTTTTTGACACAACATGGAATTTCCTCGACTTCACCGATGAGCCAGGTGGAGTACGACCTTGGGTACCAAAGCCGGCGAATCTTGATGAAATGCTGGCGCTTGCCGCGAAACTGTCGATCGGGTTCGGGTACGTCCGCTTAGATTTCTACAATGTCAAGGGGCGAGTCTACTTCGGCGAGTTCACCTTTACACCAGCGGGAGGGATCATAAAATATGACCCTGAGTTTTGGGATCTGAAGCTCGGGGAGAAATGGGATCTATCACTGGACCACTGAAAGACGACCGTCTTTTTGATGGCTCACCCGTTGATCCAAGGATGTAACGGGTGCCTCCCCCAGCTCATCTATCCAGTGCTGACAACCGTCCCATCCGACCGGATATAACCGTGCTCTTCATTCCTAGCGGCTTGACCGAAGCAGTTCATCGACGCGACAGGCATGAGCACTTTCTTGTCCTGAAAAATCAACACATACCGTTCGAATAGGATGGGAGATCACTCCCGATACTGGTTGCCATGATCTCGATGAAGGCCGACGTCGCATAGCCTTTCTTCTTGGAGAGCCACCGTGGCATAATCGCGTTAAGCACCTCGTTCAGTCCCTCGACTCAAGGGATCGATCATGTCCGGTTTGATTACCCACAGCCTGATGTTGCCCGTGGTGGCCGCTGTTCTCAGCGTTACCATCGATGGCTATGTTACTCATGCGAGCCATGATGGCCAACCTGCCACAGCGTTCCCTGCTCTCTCGGGACAAGGCCACGAGATTCCAGGTCTTTCATTCCGAGTATTTGTTGATCAAGGGACGAAGGAGGCGGTTGGCGGATCTCTCGAACAGACGCAGGCTGATGCAGTTCTCCAGACAGTGGTCGAGACATTCTCCCATTTGAATCAACATCGGCATACCTATCCAGGGTTCGATGAAGCGGTGAACAAGGGGATGATCGAGCGCGTGATCATTCAACCGAGCGTCCGCAATCATGAAGGGAAGCCCTTCTCATTTCTGGTTGTTCGGACAGTGGATCCTGGTCGGGTCAGGTTGCTGATCAGTGCGTCATCGATGAGAGATGGGCGCTATATCGGAGAGACTGAACAGTTTGCACCTGTGCTGGCGCGAGAGTTCCAGTGGGTGGTCAGCAAAGCGGAGACTGGTCAGAAGCCGAAGACAGTATCTCTCGAACGGGACATCCAGCATGCGCCCATTCGGGATGATAGGAATATTCGAGCCCTCTCTGGTGAGGAGCGGCTGCGGCTGCTTCAACAGCTATTCGAGGCGTACCTACGCACCGTCGACGACCAGCAGAGTTTGGATGGGCAGTCCTACTACGAGGTCGGCACCACCAATTTGGCTCCCCCGAGCCAGCCGGACTCTGCGACGAAGTTTTATGATATTCGGGTTCGAGAAGCCTTGCAGAAAATCGTACGGGAACCTGTATTTCTGGAACGCACGCCACTGGCTGTGACGAGTCTGCTGAACGGAAATATCTGGAATGTGACGTTCGTCAAAGTCGACCAGCGCGATTGGGCGACAAGAACTAGGGTGCAGCCGGCAGATAACGCTGTGATGGTCGGTGTGGCTGGGCGATCGGTTCAGCCCGCGACAATTTTGATCAATCTCCATCGAAGGGCAGCTCCCGACGATCCCTTTTATGCCGATACGAAGGATCTGCCGATGGGCGCGTTGTCTAGTGACCAATTGGCGTTGGTCGTTGCTAAGGAGATCCAGCAGAATATCATCGAGAAATCACAAACCGGTCACGTCGCACAGGATGCACTCACGGCACCGAAATAATGGCACGCACGGACATAGCGCACGTGACGGAAAGCAATAACCCCGTCGGACTCCGCTACGGTGTGTTGGTATGACGGAGTATTAACCGTCAGGTGGCCGCCGTCCTTTATCTTCCAAGATACAGGTCTTCCAACCAACCTTATGGTATAAGTCATAGTGCCGTCTCCTGCCGCGTTCGGCGCGAAGAAGAACGCATTCAGAGTTTTACATCCGGTGAATCTTTCGCAAGTGAGGTCTTTCAACGTGTCTGACGTGACAAAGATCGTTCGGCAGTTTCGACAAATTCTGCTCTGGCCCATGCAACTCACGCCCATCCGTGAGGATGCGGCGATCCAAAAGCACTGGGAGCTCTTGCAGGCAACCAATTCGAGTAATCCCTGGAGGGAGCTGGTCGATGAGTTTACAGGCGATCCTCGTCAGTTCCAGGAACGACATTACAGCGAGTTCGTGACGTTTCTGCCGTATGTCCAGCGTTTTCTCTATGGCGAAGGAAAGAGAACCAGCTCGGATGTCCATGAAAAGTCCGCCATCCGTGTCTTCCGTCGCGACGATATCGCCAAGGTGCGGATGGTGTTTCCTGGTCCTCATACGGCGCCTGCGACTTTTACTGTGGCGCACGTTGATCTGTATTTCTTCTACGACATCGATGTGGCGATTCTGGTCGTCGAGATCTACGCCGATAATGTACCGCTCTCGCAGGTGCAGAACTCACTCTTTCGTTTTGGCCGATGCTATCCCACCTATTGGGAATCTGATGGGCACGGTGGCCATTGCCCCAAGCATGTGGAGTGGCTTTCCTCGGACGGCAAGGTGCTCGCCGTGTCGGACTATGAGCGCCGTGAGAAATATCTCTCGTTCGTCTGCCGGCATCGGTCGCTCAGTCTCGCCTCGCACTGGGAATTCCTGCTCGAACCGCTGGTGCTGCACCATTCAGAAGAAGCAGGGCCGATTCGTTACCGACAGATCGAGTATCATCTGATGCCGGTAATGGCGTATCTTACCCTGGACGATCCGGGGGCGCTGACTCGGGGAGAGTTCGCACGAGCGGGCTTGGCGGCGGCACCGGGCAGATCCGACACGTTGCCCTTTTCGGAGCATTATCTCAGTGACTTTGAAGCACGCTATTGTTACGACCGGTATTGGAACGGGCAGGGGAGGAATCCTGCAGGAACCCGTTTCATGTGTACCGGTCGCGTGTTTACGATGGTGGGAGAGGCCGGAGAACCGGCGTTTGAGGACCGCAAGACCAATCTGGAGCAGTTCCGTCACGAATATTTTCTGATGTTTTTGATCCCGCATTTTCACAAAGCCGCTCTGTTGATGCTGACCAATCGCCTGGTGGAGGCGATGAACCAGCTCGATCCCACGAAGCTCGATTCGGTCAGGCAGTTCCGCCGCGTCATTCGCCAAACACTCGGCATCTTTCTGCGCTTCACCCATCGCTACTGGTCGCATCAGATTTCGGATCATGGACAGGTGAAGGAACTCTATCGGATGATCAGTGAACACTTGGGTACCGGTCGACTCTATGAGGAGCTTCGGTCGGAACTGGAGGATATGAGTCAATACCTCGACAGCGATGCACTGCGTCGGCAAGGTGAAACCATGGTCCGCCTGACTGTCGTGGCCACAGTCGGCTTGATCGGCGTGGCGACAACCGGTGTGCTCGGCATGAATCTGTTCGCACTGGGGGAGGAGTCGACGATGATGCGGGTCGGCTATTTCCTGCTGGTCCTGATTCCCGTCGTCGCCGTGACGCTCTATACGGTGTTGAAGTCCAGACGTCTGTCGGATTTTCTGGAGGCCCTTGCAGCCGAGCATCGGTCGTCCAGAGAGAAACTAGCGGCCGTCCTGACAGTGTGGAAGGCCAAACATGGACGGGATTCCTAACCTCGATCAGTCCAACCCAATTCAGTTGTCGGCCATCCGGCTTCTACCCTATTGAGCAATCTGTCACGTTCAAAGCGATCACTCTGCGTTGTTTAGTGACATGAATCGAAGAACTTTGTGATGCCATCAACGACGGGGATTTTCCATAGGTTCCACCATGACAGGGCTCCGACAAGATCTGTGTGATCGAGATCTGGATAGATGCGTGATCGTACGCAACCGCCGTGTCGCATGATGCGTTGCTCGAACTTTTCAAAAACATTGAACGGGTGAGGAGCTGAGTGTACGCAATATTAGCGATACGATAATGAATCGCTGATACAGCGCTTGCGGATTGTCGTGCAATGCTGGCGCCATTTCCACTACAGAATGTTGATGAGCTCTATAAGAATCATCCTGTATCTATTGTGATCCACCCTGTATCTATCTGGATACCATGAGTTCCGCGGAGCTATTGAACGAACCGGGAAACACTCAAGAAGCCATATAGAGCAGATCGGATCGCTTATTGCACGACCAACGCAAACAGGAACCTCAATTTTCGGTCAGTACTGAGGTGAACCATGGAACAATTTGAGGAAATGGTCGGAACAAGCCCCTCCATTCGCGCGGTCTTCGACTTGGTCCGTAAAGTGGCGAAAACAGACATGCCTGTATTGATTACCGGTGAAACGGGTACAGGCAAAGAACTGACCGCGCGAGCCATTCATGCACAGAGCTTCCGGAACCATGAGTCATTCGTGCCGATCAATTGCGGTGCCATCCCAGACACGTTGTTGGAATCTGAACTCTTTGGGCACGAACGAGGAGCCTTTACAGGGGCCGTTCAGCAAAAGAAAGGCAAGATCGAAGCGGCGGCGGGCGGCACCCTGTTTCTTGATGAAGTCGGCGATCTCCTTCCGCCGCTCCAAGGCAAGCTGCTTCGTTTTTTGCAGGACGGCACGTTCGAACGAATCGGCGGTCAGCAGGTTCTTCGCGTCAATGCGCGGGTGATCGCTGCGACGAACGTTGATCTGAAGGCAGCCATGGACAAAAATCTGTTCCGCGAGGACCTCTATTATCGCTTGGGGGTGATGCACATTCATCTCCCTCGGCTTCGGGAGCGAGGCGAAGACACCTCGATCATGGCCATGCTTTTTCTCAGGCGCGCTGCTGCTGTTTATGGGAAGCCGATACGGGGCTATACCTCTGCTGCCATCAAAGCGATTCAGTCCTATTCCTGGCCTGGCAACGTACGGGAACTCAGCAATAAAGTGAGGCGCGCCGTTGTCATGGCGGAAGGTGACGACATTACGCCTCGCGATTTGGATTTGACCTGCGAGACCCTCCAGTCTGGAGACTCGCTGGCTTCCTTACGGGCGGCGCACCGCCGGATTGAAGTGGAGCTGATCGTCAAGGCGATCTGTGTGCATCGAGGGAACTTGACCCGTGTGGCACACGACCTTGAAGTAAGTCGAACGACGTTGTACAGAAAACTCCAGGTCTACAACCTTGAAAAGCTCGTGCCATCCCACCCCATCCGTTCCGTGATTTTTCACACTGGCGCCGAGTCATTGGATTGTAATGGAGCCCCTGATGCGGTGAGCGCGTGACCAGGGGATGTGAACGGGCATGCGTTCTAAAACCCTCTCAACCGGAACGTGGCATAAGGACTGTGTTTCGTACTGAAATGCGTTCCTTCCTAGAAAACCATTCCAGGACGAGCGATACCATTCGAATCTGTCCAATAATAGAACGGTGCACCATGCACCATCGATTTTTTCTCAATGGCGTCGAAGCCGCGGATTGCCAATAGGGACAAGCACTTCAGCGAACCGATAAGAGAGCGGCTCTTTGGATAGCCCTTTCGTGCTTTACGCTGGAACTGTCCAATAGTAGGACAATCGTCGACAGAAACTTCTACTTATACCTTCCATCTCGCGGTCCCATTTCCAAAACCCACATCAATTCACACTGTTGTCATCTGGGCATCTGAATTGCTGAGTTTGAATTGTTGAGTACGTGAATCGAGATGGCATGGAGGTGTACGGCCGTCAAGGCAAACCATTGAGTGCGGGATGTTTTCCCCCATTCACGTTCCTTCTAAAGAGGCCTATCATGAATCTCCATGGTTGTGCTGGTCGGGTTCGTGTGTTCCTCCTTGCCAAGGATTGCGCTTGGGAAGATCGAATATGACCAATGTGGCGAGCTGTCATACCAACTAAACAGGAGGGGATTATGGCCACTGAAGATAGTATCAAGAGACTCGAGGAACGATTGACGCGACTGGAGGCAAATCTGGCCCAGCAGCCACAAGTTGGGCCTGGTGGACTTACATCTCCCGGCGGAACGGTAGTGGATCCGGCACCGTGGGGCGGAGGAGGCTGGGGATATCGTCCGCCATCCTGGGGAGGTTGGGGATATCATCGGTGGCCGACTCCGGTTGTCGATCCGGGACCATTCCCCACACCGATAGTTGATCCAGGCCCGTTTCCCCCTCCAGTTGTTGCGGACCCCGCCCCTTACCCGTGGCAATGGGGAGGAGGAGCTGTTGTGCGGCAGACGGCTGGCACGACCCTAGGACGGATTGGCCAAATCGGCGATCCGCCGCCGATTGACGTGAGCCGATTTTCGATTTCCCAACTCGAGTCCTCGTTGCACACAATAGAAGCCGAAAGGGCCCGTTTGAACTCGATGGAGACGATGATCAAGCAGCAGCTAGATGCTTTGAAGAGACAACAGGGAAAGGGCTAGCCGGCAAAGTTTGCTCCTTGGACGAATCCTTAGCAGGCTTAATCCGGCCCGAAAGTAAAGGTGTGCATATGCGAATACTCCCTTCTTCCGATTCAATGCGAATACCGACCTTCGATCAAGGGGGCCGCCCACAAAAGGTTCTGCTGATTGGCTTCCAAGACCAGGACAACCTCGGTTTGCGGTATTTGATGTCGGCGGTGAATGCCTCGGGTCATCAGGCCTTCATCATGACCTACGGTTCAGACCCAGGTTCAATCCTCAAGCGCATCGTGAGAGACAAACCAGATGTCATCGGGTTCTCGTTAATATTTCAGTACATGGCGCCCGACTTTGGCAGAGTCATTACCGCTCTTCGAAAGGCTGGGGTAGTTGCCCATTTCACTATGGGAGGTCACTACGCCAGTTTCGAACCACGAGAGATTCTCATGCACATGCCCGGCCTTGATTCCGTAGTGCGCTTTGATGGTGAAATAACGCTGGTCAAACTGTTGCACTGTCTCGGTACCGGTTCAGACTGGCGAACCCTTCCTGGGATTGCATTCCGCACAGACGACAATGAAATCAAGGTAGCGCCTTTGGCGACGGTGGTGGAGGACCTTGATATTCTCCCAATGCCCGATCGTGAATCGATCGACTATGAAGGACACCCGATGCCCACGGCCTCGATTCTCGGTAGTCGCGGTTGTCCTTGGGATTGTTCCTTCTGTAGCATCCGACCATTTTATGAGGAGCAGGGCGGCCCACTTCGTCGGCTGCGCGCCCCGCAGGCGATCGTTAACGAGATGATCCATCTGCACCGCAACCGGCAGGTCCCGATCTTTCTGTTTCAGGACGATGACTTTCTGGCGGGTGGGAAAAGCGCAAAGAACTGGGCAATCGAGATAGCAGATCTCCTCATGAACGCGGGTTTCGGCGGAGCGGTGACATTCAAGATCAGCTGCCGGTCCGATGAGATCACTGAGGATGTGTTGAAGCGATTAGTTGCGGGAGGACTGACACACGTTTACATGGGAGTCGAATCGGGCGATGAAGAAGGCCTTCTGAACATGAGCAAGCGGCTGAAGCCGGAGGCACATTTAAAGGCCGGCCGGATATTGAAACAGGTCGGACTTTCCTTCGATTTTGGCTTCATGCTGGTCGATCCCTACTCCACGATTCGCAGTATCCGGCAGAATATCGATTTTCTAGAATCCTTCATAGGAGATGGATGGACGGTCGCACCGTTCTGCCGAATGTTGCCTTACGCCGGTACGCCCATCAAGCGCAGGCTCGAATCGGAAGGGCGTCTGATAGGAACTCCCTTCGAGCCTGATTACAAGTTCCTCGACCCGAAGTTGGATCTCTTCTACGACTGGATGGTCAAGACATTCTACGAAAGGAACTTCACAAATCAGGGGCTTTGCCACATATTGCGAGGCCTACTCTTCGAAGCACACTTACGACTGGCGGCGCGGAACCGCGTTTCAGATGCTCAAAAAGCATACCTGCATTACTTGACAGCGATCTGTAACAGTGTGGCGTGTTACACGCTGCGTTGCGCTATAGACCATATCGAAGCAACCCCACTGTCGAGGCTCAATCAGGATCCGGGTTATCTGGAAGGCCTGACAGCGCATGAAAAGCGAGAAGAGACACGCCTTGTCGCTGAAGTGGGGCAATATTACAGATGGGTCCATCAGGATAACGGTCCGATACCAGGCCCGGTCGGCGGCTTCGACAAGTCCTGGACCTTCCACGAAGGTGATCGCGAGGCGGCTGGTGTCGGTGCAGCCTGACGTGCTCCACGACGATTGGCTCGCTCTGAGTGCCCCTCGGCCAATGAGCAATGCGATGACAACAGACGTCATTCTCATCTCCATGCCTTTCGCGGAGGTGCGGAGGCCCTCAATCGCTCTCGGCCTACTGCGGGCATCGCTTGCGCATACCGACATTCGGAACGAAGTCATCTACGCCACCTTCTCTTTTGCTGAGACCATTGGCTTGGTGTCCTACCAAGCGATGCAATCAGCCCCCACCGATCATTTACTTGGTGAATGGTGCTTCGCCAGCCATCTGTTCTCTGTAGTTGCGGAGAAAGATGAAGAGTACCTGAATCTGGTACTGGAAGTGCGATCCCAAGGGTTTCCTCCCGACCTCCAACAGAGGAAGGACCTGATGTATTGGGTACGTGCACAGAGCATTGCGTATGTGGATCGACTGGCTGAGGACATCGTGGCGCGCCAGCCTCGTATCGTTGGATGCAGCACCGTATTCCAGCAGCATTGTGCTTCTCTGGCACTGCTCAAACGAATTCGTGAGATGAGTCCCCAGACCGTCTTGCTAATGGGTGGCGCCAATTGTGAAGGGGAAATGGGCGTGGAAACTCTTCGGAGTTTTTCGTGGGTGGATTGTGTCGTTTCAGGCGAAGCAGACCTCATGTTTCCGTCTCTTTGTCGTGCATTACTCGATCATGGTCGGGGCATTAATGCGGCGGTTCTCCCGCCTGGTGCTATTTCGCAGGCCGACCTTCGGAATGTGTTGCCGGTTGTGTCACCGAACGGCTCATCACCGCCGCGTCCGATGATTCACGATATGGATGCGCTGCCTATTCCAGATTACGATCACTACTTTGAAATGCTGAAAGGTTCAACATTATCAAACCTACTTGAGCCTGAGTTATTGGCAGAAAGCTCCCGCGGCTGCTGGTGGGGAGAGAAGTCTCATTGCACCTTCTGTGGCTTGAATGGTACCGGGATGAAGTATCGTTCGAAATCCGCTAAGCGGCTTCTTGCCGAGTTGTCGGAGCTTTCCGGTCGCTACGGTATCCGAACCATTCAATTCGTCGACAACATTCTCGATCTATCCTATTTCAACACGGTGTTGCCGGAGCTGGCCGCAGCCAAGGAGAGGTACGCTATTTTTTATGAGACCAAGGCGAATCTCAAGCGCAACCAGGTCGAACTGTTAGCCAATGCGGGGGTGCGCTGCATTCAACCAGGGATCGAAAGTCTCGACGACAACGTGCTTAGTCTCATCGGGAAGGGGAACTCCACCCTCATAAACCTGCAGCTTCTGAAATGGTTGAATGAGTTCGGCATTGACGCTGCCTGGAACATGCTCAGC
The nucleotide sequence above comes from Nitrospira sp.. Encoded proteins:
- a CDS encoding ATP-grasp fold amidoligase family protein → MEHSFYASGIAALRAKLRDTWLHDLVNHYRTIKRRVMRRSEGEAFLLRRYARIHGKPLNLTNPQTFTEKMFWRMITWNRGDMPPRFRQLADKYAVRSHVASRVGEEYLIKLLWQGNDPRSIPFDRLPTEYVIKPSHAAGQVIIVRGKVDREAIIRQVSGWLTSDYYWHGREFQYYGIPPRILIEEYLTNEDGSPPFDYKVYCFNGTPEQILVRNHTHDITPFFDTTWNFLDFTDEPGGVRPWVPKPANLDEMLALAAKLSIGFGYVRLDFYNVKGRVYFGEFTFTPAGGIIKYDPEFWDLKLGEKWDLSLDH
- a CDS encoding sigma-54 dependent transcriptional regulator — encoded protein: MEQFEEMVGTSPSIRAVFDLVRKVAKTDMPVLITGETGTGKELTARAIHAQSFRNHESFVPINCGAIPDTLLESELFGHERGAFTGAVQQKKGKIEAAAGGTLFLDEVGDLLPPLQGKLLRFLQDGTFERIGGQQVLRVNARVIAATNVDLKAAMDKNLFREDLYYRLGVMHIHLPRLRERGEDTSIMAMLFLRRAAAVYGKPIRGYTSAAIKAIQSYSWPGNVRELSNKVRRAVVMAEGDDITPRDLDLTCETLQSGDSLASLRAAHRRIEVELIVKAICVHRGNLTRVAHDLEVSRTTLYRKLQVYNLEKLVPSHPIRSVIFHTGAESLDCNGAPDAVSA
- a CDS encoding radical SAM protein, whose product is MRILPSSDSMRIPTFDQGGRPQKVLLIGFQDQDNLGLRYLMSAVNASGHQAFIMTYGSDPGSILKRIVRDKPDVIGFSLIFQYMAPDFGRVITALRKAGVVAHFTMGGHYASFEPREILMHMPGLDSVVRFDGEITLVKLLHCLGTGSDWRTLPGIAFRTDDNEIKVAPLATVVEDLDILPMPDRESIDYEGHPMPTASILGSRGCPWDCSFCSIRPFYEEQGGPLRRLRAPQAIVNEMIHLHRNRQVPIFLFQDDDFLAGGKSAKNWAIEIADLLMNAGFGGAVTFKISCRSDEITEDVLKRLVAGGLTHVYMGVESGDEEGLLNMSKRLKPEAHLKAGRILKQVGLSFDFGFMLVDPYSTIRSIRQNIDFLESFIGDGWTVAPFCRMLPYAGTPIKRRLESEGRLIGTPFEPDYKFLDPKLDLFYDWMVKTFYERNFTNQGLCHILRGLLFEAHLRLAARNRVSDAQKAYLHYLTAICNSVACYTLRCAIDHIEATPLSRLNQDPGYLEGLTAHEKREETRLVAEVGQYYRWVHQDNGPIPGPVGGFDKSWTFHEGDREAAGVGAA
- a CDS encoding RiPP maturation radical SAM C-methyltransferase yields the protein MTTDVILISMPFAEVRRPSIALGLLRASLAHTDIRNEVIYATFSFAETIGLVSYQAMQSAPTDHLLGEWCFASHLFSVVAEKDEEYLNLVLEVRSQGFPPDLQQRKDLMYWVRAQSIAYVDRLAEDIVARQPRIVGCSTVFQQHCASLALLKRIREMSPQTVLLMGGANCEGEMGVETLRSFSWVDCVVSGEADLMFPSLCRALLDHGRGINAAVLPPGAISQADLRNVLPVVSPNGSSPPRPMIHDMDALPIPDYDHYFEMLKGSTLSNLLEPELLAESSRGCWWGEKSHCTFCGLNGTGMKYRSKSAKRLLAELSELSGRYGIRTIQFVDNILDLSYFNTVLPELAAAKERYAIFYETKANLKRNQVELLANAGVRCIQPGIESLDDNVLSLIGKGNSTLINLQLLKWLNEFGIDAAWNMLSGIPGESDSWYAEMAEWLPAIFHLQPPTGVNRVRYDRFSPYHMRPQDFGLMLEPSRAYAYVYDLPRESLMKLAYSFEDSAQRMHIHRGLQERPGQKKLQEVVQQWNHIWRNSRSVLRVYDDGHCLQIVDTRPCAYQTGWTLRDLEAELYRLCDCAQTPTALLEQLSTRRGTKVFMEEVQPAIESLCRAKLLLRLNHKLLSIGVSTKNAFMGV